GCGGTGCACGCCTGGCTGTGGACCCGGGCCATCGAGGACTTCGGCGGCGAGGTGGCGGAGGTGGCGCAGCCGTACCAGGCGCGGCTGTCGGCGCACTTCGGCATCCCGAAGTCGCTCACCGACATGCTGGCGCTGACCCTGGTGTCGGAGAAGCGCGGCCTGGCCGAGTACGAGCTGCACGTCGACCAGACGGACCTGCCGCACGCGGTGCGCCGCCCGTTGCGGGCGATCATCCGCGACGAGGCCTGGCACGTGTCCTACATCGAGGACGCGCTGCGGGAGCGGGCCCGGGCGGACCGGCGGGTGGACGACGTCATCGCGCGCGCCGAGCGGGCGGACGTGCTGGCCGTGGCCGAACTGGAGACCGAGGCGGCGGGCAGCGACCGGCGGAGGCGCCGGCTCGGTGCCGGCGCGGCCCGCACCGGCCGGTGTCCGCGGCCGGCTGACCCTGCACAGCCCCGACGACGATTGGCGACCCCGTGACCCAGCTCGATCTTCCCCACCCTGCCGCCGTCACCTGCTCCGAGCACTACGCCACCGCGCCGGGCCTGTCGTCGAGGAGATCGTCCGGCCGTGGCCGGGTCGTCGGCGGTCACCTCGTGGCCGGCGACGGCACCCGCGACACGGCCGGCTACGACGTGCTGGCCCGGCGGATCGCCACCGGCGCGCACCGGTTGCGGGCCGTCGGCCTGCGCCCCGGTGACCCGGTGGCGGTGACCCTGGCCAACGACCTGCCGACGGTGACCGCCGCGCTGGCGGTCTGGCCGCCGGCGGCACCCTCGTCTCGCTGCCGCCGCCCCCGCGTCGGGGCCGGGAGGAGCACGCGCAGCGCTTCGGCCCGGTGCTCGACGCGATGGACTGCCGGTTGCACCTCACCGAGACGGTCGACACGCCGGCCCTGACCGGCCGGGCGCGGGCGGTGCCGATCGCCGCGCTGCAGGGCGAGGAGCGGGTCCCCGACCCGGAGCCGGCCGTGCCGCGCACCGCCCTGGTGCAGTTCACCTCGGGCAGCCTCGGCTCCCCCAAGGGCGTGGCGGTACGCGGCGACATCTTCGCCGGGCACCTCAAGATGATCAGTCGGTGCTTCGACCTGGATCCGTCCCGCGACACCGTGGCGACCTGGCTGCCGCTCTACCACGACCTCGGGTTCGTCTGCTTCTTCGGCTCGGCGCTCTATGCCCGGACCACCCAGACGCACGCCGATCCGAGGTCGTTCGTGCTGGACCCGTCCCGCTGGCTGACCATGCTGGCGCAGGAACGGGCCACGGTCAGCGGCGCACCGAACTTCGGCTTCCGGCTGGCCGCCCGGGTGCCGTACCCCGAAGGGCTGGACCTGTCGGCGATGCGCGCCTGCCTCAACGCCGCCGAGCGGGTGATCTGGCCGGACCTGCTCGACTTCCACCGGGTGGCCGGGCCGCTCGGCTTCCGGTGGGAGGCGCTCATGCCGGCGTACGGGTTGGCCGAGGGCACCGTGGGGGTGTCCTGCACCCCGCTCGACCGGGGCCCGGTGCTCGGGCCGGACGGGCACGTCTCCCTCGGCCCACCGCTGCCCGGCAACCGGTACGCCGTCGCGTCCGGCGAGACGCCGGGAAGCCTGGTGCTCGACTCCGACTGGCTCTTCGAGGGCTACTGGACCGCCGACGGCTTCCGG
The Micromonospora sp. R77 DNA segment above includes these coding regions:
- a CDS encoding ferritin-like domain-containing protein, coding for MIGVSGRHIDPEDPVWILNQYRAAEVHGAGAIMRMARLADTAQLRSDLSRHLRDEAVHAWLWTRAIEDFGGEVAEVAQPYQARLSAHFGIPKSLTDMLALTLVSEKRGLAEYELHVDQTDLPHAVRRPLRAIIRDEAWHVSYIEDALRERARADRRVDDVIARAERADVLAVAELETEAAGSDRRRRRLGAGAARTGRCPRPADPAQPRRRLATP
- a CDS encoding AMP-binding protein yields the protein MDCRLHLTETVDTPALTGRARAVPIAALQGEERVPDPEPAVPRTALVQFTSGSLGSPKGVAVRGDIFAGHLKMISRCFDLDPSRDTVATWLPLYHDLGFVCFFGSALYARTTQTHADPRSFVLDPSRWLTMLAQERATVSGAPNFGFRLAARVPYPEGLDLSAMRACLNAAERVIWPDLLDFHRVAGPLGFRWEALMPAYGLAEGTVGVSCTPLDRGPVLGPDGHVSLGPPLPGNRYAVASGETPGSLVLDSDWLFEGYWTADGFRPRGPGAFDTDDAAFVHDGELYVIGRRADVASVSGHNVFAEDVEAVALSTAGPALLGCAAFKHRGDAGERFGLVLEVSPRARALAPELARAARRAVTEALGTRPDPVLVVQQGAIPRTTSGKPRRPVLRDAVLGGELPPRRVLTALA